One region of Gouania willdenowi chromosome 13, fGouWil2.1, whole genome shotgun sequence genomic DNA includes:
- the bud23 gene encoding 18S rRNA (guanine-N(7))-methyltransferase, translating into MASSCRRPEHSAPPDVFYNEDEAKKYSQNSRMIEIQTQMSERAVELLNLPEGQPCFLLDVGCGSGLSGDYLSEEGHYWVGVDISTAMLDVALDREVEGDLVLGDMGHGMPFRPGTFDGCISISALQWLCNADKRTHSPPKRLYTFFSTLYSSLSRGSRAVFQLYPENSEQLELITTQAMKAGFSGGMVVDYPNSSKAKKFFLCLFAGMSGVLPKGLGSETSERTIPNQVQFSGQRCRFKNMKGKSGKKGRDWILEKKERRRRQGREVRADTKYTGRQRRPHF; encoded by the exons ATGGCCTCCAGCTGTCGACGACCGGAACACTCAGCCCCTCCAGATGTG ttttataATGAAGATGAAGCAAAGAAGTACTCTCAAAA CTCCCGGATGATtgagatccagactcagatgtCAGAGAGAGCTGTGGAGCTTCTGAACCTTCCCGAGGGTCAGCCCTGTTTCCTGCTGGATGTTGG GTGTGGCTCTGGTCTCAGTGGAGACTATCTGTCAGAGGAGGGACACTACTGGGTTGGTGTCGACATTAGCACTGCAATGCTGG ATGTGGCCCTGGACAGAGAGGTAGAAGGGGACCTCGTACTGGGAGACATGGGCCACGGGATGCCTTTTCGACCCGGCACCTTCGACGGCTGCATCAG CATATCGGCTCTGCAGTGGCTCTGTAACGCAGACAAAAGGACACACAGCCCTCCAAAGAGACTGTATACCTTCTTTAGTACTCTGTATTCCTCTTTG TCCAGAGGCTCTCGTGCAGTTTTCCAGCTGTATCCTGAAAACTCAGAGCAG CTGGAGTTGATCACAACGCAGGCCATGAAGGCAGGTTTCAGTGGAGGAATGGTGGTGGATTATCCCAACAGCAGCAAAGCAAAAAA GTTCTTCTTGTGTCTGTTTGCTGGAATGTCAGGAGTCCTTCCCAAA ggttTGGGATCAGAAACCTCAGAGAGAACCATCCCAAACCAGGTCCAGTTCTCAGGACAACG GTGccgttttaaaaacatgaaagggAAGTCTGGCAAGAAGGGACGTGACTGGATTCTAGAAAAGAAGGAGAGAAGAAGACGACAGGGACG AGAGGTGAGAGCTGATACCAAATACACAGGACGTCAGAGGAGACCTCATTTCTAG
- the LOC114474209 gene encoding rab5 GDP/GTP exchange factor-like isoform X2, whose protein sequence is MSQRRAIHVDPSELLCTKGCGFYGNAAWQGLCSKCWRDENQREKQKQIQEDWALAERLQREEEEAYAYRQQRTQPHSTPIKPLSKLEERKTKEKPSRVNSVTKLFTAKTPSKKDVSFDAHSSPSPSSSTGRHSSADSDITTKEFIDFLKPLKSGREIFKQCRAFTESMIYKRDIEVDEFSECVQDFYQNLSDRLLTQFKGSSEHVESVMDEVEKYIMIRLYKDVFCPETTDDEKKDLAIQKRIRSLHWVTIEMLCVPVDEEIPEVSDSVVKAITDVIEMDSKRVPKDKLACVTRCSKHIFNAIKVSTKEAASADDFLPTLIYIVLKANPPRLQSNIQYITRFCNPSRLMTGEDGYYFTNLCCAVAFIEKLDGPSLNLSPEEFELYMSGQASPHWPPPTAACSSATGSAALTQVNQSMDLLTGLGVRQERVLEKARQMESDLIDWTDEVEQKVQSVLDSLPAGTPELPVTTDSGTTPTAASSAIDSDNVENELLPPPLQPQVFAG, encoded by the exons ATGAGTCAACGACGTGCGATCCACGTGGACCCATCTGAGCTGCTTTGCACAAAAGGCTGTGGTTTTTATGGAAACGCTGCCTGGCAAGGCCTGTGCTCGAAATGTTGGCGAGATGAAAATCAACGAGAGAAGCAAAAGCAGATACAAGAGGACTGGGCACTTGCTGAGAG GCTGcagagggaggaagaggaagccTATGCATACAGACAGCAGAGGACCCAGCCCCACTCGACTCCTATCAAACCCTTGAGCAAGTTGGAGgaaagaaaaactaaagaaaagccAAGCAGAGTCAACTCAGTCACAAAGTTATTTACTGCAAAAACACCCtcaaaaaaag atgtttcctttgatgcaCACTCCAGTCCGAGTCCCAGTTCCTCAACTGGTCGACATTCATCTGCAGACAGCGACATCACAACTAAAGAGTTCATTGACTTTCTCAAACCTCTAAAGTCTGGCCGGGAGATTTTCAAACAGTGCAGAGCCTTCACTGAGAGCATGATCTACAAGCGG GATATCGAAGTAGACGAGTTTTCGGAGTGCGTGCAAGACTTCTACCAGAACCTCTCCGATCGTCTCCTGACCCAGTTTAAAG GTTCTTCAGAACACGTAGAGAGCGTCATGGATGAGGTTGAAAAGTACATAATGATCCGTCTGTACAAAGATGTCTTCTGTCCTGAGACTACAGACGATGAGAAGAAAGACCTCGCAATTCAGAAGCGGATTAG ATCTTTGCACTGGGTCACCATCGAGATGCTGTGTGTTCCTGTGGATGAGGAGATCCCTGAGGTCTCAGACAGTGTTGTTAAAGCCATCACAG ATGTGATTGAAATGGATTCCAAGCGAGTTCCCAAAGACAAGCTGGCCTGCGTCACCCGCTGCAGCAAACACATCTTCAACGCCATCAAAGTCAGCACCAAAGAGGCTGCGTCCGCAGACGACTTCCTGCCCACGCTCATTTACATCGTGCTGAAAGCCAACCCACCGCGGCTGCAGTCCAACATCCAGTACATCACGCGCTTCTGCAACCCCAGCCGCCTCATGACGGGAGAGGACGGTTATTATTTCACCAACCTG TGCTGCGCCGTGGCCTTCATTGAGAAGTTGGATGGTCCGTCCCTGAACCTCAGCCCTGAGGAGTTTGAGCTCTACATGTCCGGCCAGGCCTCTCCTCACTGGCCACCGCCCACTGCGGCGTGCTCCAGCGCTACGGGCAGCGCGGCACTCACTCAGGTAAACCAGAGCATGGACCTGCTGACGGGCCTCGGGGTGAGGCAGGAGCGGGTCCTGGAGAAAGCTCGGCAGATGGAGAGCGACCTGATCGACTGGACGGACGAGGTGGAGCAGAAGGTGCAGAGCGTCCTGGATAGTTTGCCAGCGGGGACGCCAGAGCTCCCAGTTACGACGGATAGTGGAACAACTCCTACAGCAGCTTCTTCAGCGATTGACTCGGATAATGTTGAGAATGAGCTGCTTCCCCCGCCGCTACAACCACAGGTTTTTGCTGGATAA
- the LOC114474488 gene encoding Fc receptor-like B — MDMLVGVLALSILPGLVATEGDDILFGATVEIVPNLSRKFPGESFQLRCHILDEDNEFDWHYIWFNETGRLNPTEKELNLLNVKVGDGGNYSCQGVTNPLMGKMYSMKSPPTEIFVDGGQAILQVPPNKCLVGETVTLTCRIRNKHPVHEFILFKDGIEVNRKNGVEPYFNLPNVTLNDQGMYSCRASWDSKISTHSVVSAATSLKILEVMTQPILVINDSRVFEDRVMLTCHVQYNAHVPAPPIHFYFYRDSERLGPAKSQGSYFANRLSGKYSCRAKVPQLGLTKWSEPQQFVKRRTKG; from the exons ATGGACATGCTCGTTGGCGTCCTTG ctctgtcaATCCTACCAGGATTAGTGGCAACTGAAG GTGATGATATCTTATTCGGTGCCACCGTTGAAATCGTGCCAAATCTTTCGAGGAAATTCCCTGGGGAGAGTTTCCAGCTGAGATGCCATATTCTTGATGAGGATAACGAGTTTGACTGGCACTACATTTGGTTTAATGAGACGGGGCGGCTCAACCCCACTGAGAAGGAACTCAATCTGCTGAATGTCAAAGTTGGAGATGGTGGAAATTATTCTTGCCAAGGAGTAACGAATCCCCTGATGGGAAAAATGTACTCGATGAAGAGTCCTCCCACAGAGATCTTTGTAGATG GCGGGCAGGCTATTCTCCAAGTGCCACCCAACAAATGTCTGGTTGGGGAAACTGTGACATTAACCTGTCGCATTCGAAATAAGCATCCTGTCCATGAGTTCATTTTATTCAAAGATGGCATTGAAGTGAACAGAAAAAATGGTGTTGAACCATATTTTAATTTGCCCAACGTGACCCTCAACGATCAAGGCATGTATTCTTGTCGGGCTTCATGGGATTCAAAGATTAGCACTCACTCTGTGGTTTCAGCTGCCACTTCCCTGAAGATATTGG aGGTTATGACTCAACCAATTTTGGTCATAAATGACTCAAGGGTATTTGAAGATAGAGTGATGCTCACTTGTCATGTACAGTACAATGCACATGTTCCTGCCCCTCCCATACATTTCTACTTCTACAGGGATAGCGAGCGCCTTGGACCAGCAAAATCTCAAGGTTCTTACTTCGCCAATCGGCTATCAGGCAAGTACAGCTGCAGGGCCAAAGTGCCACAGCTGGGCCTCACAAAGTGGAGTGAGCCTCAACAGTTTgtgaaaagaagaacaaaaggaTAA
- the otol1b gene encoding otolin 1b translates to MRIISRHLTSMAVTVVILFMVSSAESKTTPKPKYQYTKKPVYPITIHKPVPTTSMAKTGKIVGTVNPVQPHPEPLTEKPVYPKPMGYYSENTEPPNVGYENYTLDYSECYFNFCECCPPERGPRGPKGDRGLSGPPGEKGLPGTAGLSGPLGGNGPKGSKGDKGDKGDRGNTGTSGPPGVLGKPGQKGDVGLKGEKGETGSQGFKGNSGEKGEPGQNGTVGGKGEPGKEGPAGPPGLPVELGPKGEKGDKGECALFGERGPKGERGDTGAPGIPGGMGIPGINGKHGAPGPVGIRGDQGPVGPPGGSGMTGPQGPHGIRGFPGPKGDRGYPGMRGDRGFRGPKGAKGSGLPLKRSAFSVGISPKKSFPPSGFPIRFDKVFYNEENHFNLTSNSFTCVHPGVYVFSFHITVRNQPLRASLVVNGSRRVRTRDSLYGQDIDQASSLVVLRLAVGDQVWMETLRDWNGVYASSEDDSIFSGFLLYYDKA, encoded by the exons ATGAGGATTATCTCTcgtcacttgacttccatggcTGTCACAGTGGTGATTCTTTTCATGGTGTCCAGTGCTGAATCTAAGACCACACCCAAACCAAAGTACCAGTACACCAAGAAACCAGTCTACCCGATTACAATTCACAAACCAGTTCCCACCACCAGTATGGCCAAGACTGGCAAGATCGTGGGGACAGTAAATCCTGTGCAGCCACATCCTGAGCCCCTGACAGAGAAGCCCGTCTACCCTAAACCCATGGGCTACTACAGTGAAAACACTGAGCCACCTAACGTTGGGTATGAGAACTACACCCTGGACTACAGCGAGTGTTACTTCAACTTCTGTGAGTGCTGTCCACCTGAAAGGGGCCCCAGGGGCCCAAAGGGAGACAGAGGCTTGTCAG GACCACCTGGTGAAAAAGGCCTTCCGGGAACTGCTGGTTTGTCAGGACCTCTTGGTGGGAATGGACCAAAGGGATCAAAAGGGGACAAAG GAGACAAGGGCGACAGAGGAAACACTGGGACATCAGGGCCACCAGGAGTTTTAGGGAAACCAGGACAAAAAG GTGATGTTGGCCTCAAAGGTGAGAAAGGTGAAACAGGGTCACAAGGTTTCAAAGGTAACAGTGGCGAGAAAGGAGAGCCTGGCCAGAACGGTACTGTTGGGGGAAAAGGAGAACCAGGAAAAGAAGGACCCGCAGGACCTCCTGGCCTACCCGTTGAGCTTGGTCCAAAGGGAGAAAAAGGGGACAAAGGTGAGTGTGCCCTTTTTGGGGAAAGAGGACCCAAAGGTGAAAGAGGGGATACCGGAGCCCCTGGGATCCCAGGAGGGATGGGAATCCCAGGGATAAATGGAAAGCATGGTGCGCCAGGTCCAGTAGGCATCCGAGGGGATCAGGGGCCTGTGGGACCACCAGGAGGATCTGGGATGACAGGGCCTCAGGGACCTCACGGCATAAGAGGGTTTCCTGGGCCAAAAGGAGATAGAGGTTACCCAGGGATGAGAGGTGACAGGGGCTTCCGTGGACCTAAAGGAGCTAAAGGGTCAGGGCTTCCTCTGAAACGTTCTGCCTTCAGCGTGGGTATCTCACCAAAAAAGTCCTTCCCACCTTCTGGTTTCCCAATTCGCTTCGACAAAGTCTTCTACAATGAAGAGAATCACTTTAACTTGACATCGAACAGCTTTACATGTGTCCATCCTGGGGTTTATGTCTTCTCATTTCATATTACGGTGCGGAATCAGCCACTGCGAGCCTCACTAGTAGTTAATGGATCACGGCGAGTGAGGACACGAGATTCCTTGTATGGTCAAGATATCGATCAGGCATCCTCTCTGGTGGTGCTGCGGCTTGCAGTCGGGGATCAGGTGTGGATGGAGACTCTCAGAGACTGGAATGGGGTGTATGCTAGCAGTGAGGATGACAGCATCTTCTCTGGGTTTCTGCTTTACTATGACAAGGCATGA
- the dnajc30b gene encoding dnaJ (Hsp40) homolog, subfamily C, member 30b: MAEVGHKLCGGACRLSAVISSQSRPVNTGGDPGSLTVACASVRDGTAWYRQDEFVSPFRAAKHKVNSVRGSGRQLEEVLLLCTPVNTQLHCVLGKRPPAQKSSVWTRKDVSDPSVSFTNHQQLRSLCTVVLIQRPSCGWKHLVVNPVSPAASRTYSWSSVDAALLHRSRTAYYDILRVSPTATQSQIKTAYYKQSFIYHPDKNPSNTEATLRFSEISEAYTVLGNISLRRKYDRGILSQSDVHSAGRPSSKEASSRPKGPLHQQQKAHRFTQPGGKPIFDFDAFYQGHYGEQLQREKVIRARKQQMEEMQKKKQRRWSEEKRMEFAVAMAVTMGGLIILSLSKI; encoded by the coding sequence ATGGCGGAGGTCGGTCATAAGCTCTGTGGAGGAGCCTGCCGGTTGTCCGCTGTCATTAGCAGCCAGAGCCGCCCGGTGAACACCGGAGGAGACCCCGGCTCGCTCACGGTAGCATGTGCCTCCGTTAGAGACGGGACTGCGTGGTATCGACAAGACGAGTTTGTGTCTCCATTTCGAGCAGCAAAACACAAGGTAAACAGCGTCAGAGGAAGTGGGCGTCAGCTGGAAGAGGTGCTGTTACTCTGCACACCTGTAAACACACAGTTACATTGTGTTTTAGGGAAGCGTCCACCTGCTCAAAAATCCTCAGTTTGGACCAGAAAAGATGTTTCCGATCCCTCTGTCTCCTTCACAAACCACCAGCAGCTCAGATCCTTGTGCACCGTGGTCCTGATCCAGAGGCCAAGCTGTGGATGGAAACATCTGGTGGTGAACCCAGTCTCTCCTGCAGCATCCAGGACCTACAGCTGGAGCTCAGTAGATGCTGCTCTGCTGCACCGGAGCAGGACGGCCTACTACGACATCCTCAGAGTGTCCCCCACTGCCACCCAGTCCCAGATCAAAACGGCCTACTACAAGCAGTCCTTCATCTACCACCCCGACAAGAACCCGAGCAACACAGAGGCCACGCTGCGCTTCTCTGAGATCAGTGAGGCCTACACGGTGCTGGGAAACATCAGCCTGAGGAGAAAGTACgaccgtgggatcctcagtcaGTCTGATgtccacagtgcagggagaccTTCCTCCAAAGAGGCCAGTAGTAGACCCAAAGGACCTCTACATCAGCAGCAGAAAGCTCACCGATTTACCCAACCTGGAGGAAAGCCTATTTTCGACTTTGACGCCTTCTATCAGGGTCACTACGGCGAGCAGTTGCAGAGAGAAAAGGTGATAAGAGCCAGGAAACAGCAGATGGAGGAGatgcagaagaagaagcagagaaGGTGGAGTGAGGAGAAACGGATGGAGTTTGCTGTGGCCATGGCAGTGACCATGGGGGGGCTGATAATCCTCAGCCTCAGCAAAATCTGA
- the LOC114474209 gene encoding rab5 GDP/GTP exchange factor-like isoform X1, with protein sequence MSQRRAIHVDPSELLCTKGCGFYGNAAWQGLCSKCWRDENQREKQKQIQEDWALAERLQREEEEAYAYRQQRTQPHSTPIKPLSKLEERKTKEKPSRVNSVTKLFTAKTPSKKDVSFDAHSSPSPSSSTGRHSSADSDITTKEFIDFLKPLKSGREIFKQCRAFTESMIYKRDIEVDEFSECVQDFYQNLSDRLLTQFKGSSEHVESVMDEVEKYIMIRLYKDVFCPETTDDEKKDLAIQKRIRSLHWVTIEMLCVPVDEEIPEVSDSVVKAITGKLAEVILILPFPSHSCHVPDVIEMDSKRVPKDKLACVTRCSKHIFNAIKVSTKEAASADDFLPTLIYIVLKANPPRLQSNIQYITRFCNPSRLMTGEDGYYFTNLCCAVAFIEKLDGPSLNLSPEEFELYMSGQASPHWPPPTAACSSATGSAALTQVNQSMDLLTGLGVRQERVLEKARQMESDLIDWTDEVEQKVQSVLDSLPAGTPELPVTTDSGTTPTAASSAIDSDNVENELLPPPLQPQVFAG encoded by the exons ATGAGTCAACGACGTGCGATCCACGTGGACCCATCTGAGCTGCTTTGCACAAAAGGCTGTGGTTTTTATGGAAACGCTGCCTGGCAAGGCCTGTGCTCGAAATGTTGGCGAGATGAAAATCAACGAGAGAAGCAAAAGCAGATACAAGAGGACTGGGCACTTGCTGAGAG GCTGcagagggaggaagaggaagccTATGCATACAGACAGCAGAGGACCCAGCCCCACTCGACTCCTATCAAACCCTTGAGCAAGTTGGAGgaaagaaaaactaaagaaaagccAAGCAGAGTCAACTCAGTCACAAAGTTATTTACTGCAAAAACACCCtcaaaaaaag atgtttcctttgatgcaCACTCCAGTCCGAGTCCCAGTTCCTCAACTGGTCGACATTCATCTGCAGACAGCGACATCACAACTAAAGAGTTCATTGACTTTCTCAAACCTCTAAAGTCTGGCCGGGAGATTTTCAAACAGTGCAGAGCCTTCACTGAGAGCATGATCTACAAGCGG GATATCGAAGTAGACGAGTTTTCGGAGTGCGTGCAAGACTTCTACCAGAACCTCTCCGATCGTCTCCTGACCCAGTTTAAAG GTTCTTCAGAACACGTAGAGAGCGTCATGGATGAGGTTGAAAAGTACATAATGATCCGTCTGTACAAAGATGTCTTCTGTCCTGAGACTACAGACGATGAGAAGAAAGACCTCGCAATTCAGAAGCGGATTAG ATCTTTGCACTGGGTCACCATCGAGATGCTGTGTGTTCCTGTGGATGAGGAGATCCCTGAGGTCTCAGACAGTGTTGTTAAAGCCATCACAGGTAAGCTGGCAGAGGTCATTCTTATCTTGCCTTTCCCCTCACACTCCTGTCATGTTCCAGATGTGATTGAAATGGATTCCAAGCGAGTTCCCAAAGACAAGCTGGCCTGCGTCACCCGCTGCAGCAAACACATCTTCAACGCCATCAAAGTCAGCACCAAAGAGGCTGCGTCCGCAGACGACTTCCTGCCCACGCTCATTTACATCGTGCTGAAAGCCAACCCACCGCGGCTGCAGTCCAACATCCAGTACATCACGCGCTTCTGCAACCCCAGCCGCCTCATGACGGGAGAGGACGGTTATTATTTCACCAACCTG TGCTGCGCCGTGGCCTTCATTGAGAAGTTGGATGGTCCGTCCCTGAACCTCAGCCCTGAGGAGTTTGAGCTCTACATGTCCGGCCAGGCCTCTCCTCACTGGCCACCGCCCACTGCGGCGTGCTCCAGCGCTACGGGCAGCGCGGCACTCACTCAGGTAAACCAGAGCATGGACCTGCTGACGGGCCTCGGGGTGAGGCAGGAGCGGGTCCTGGAGAAAGCTCGGCAGATGGAGAGCGACCTGATCGACTGGACGGACGAGGTGGAGCAGAAGGTGCAGAGCGTCCTGGATAGTTTGCCAGCGGGGACGCCAGAGCTCCCAGTTACGACGGATAGTGGAACAACTCCTACAGCAGCTTCTTCAGCGATTGACTCGGATAATGTTGAGAATGAGCTGCTTCCCCCGCCGCTACAACCACAGGTTTTTGCTGGATAA